The Oryza sativa Japonica Group chromosome 11, ASM3414082v1 DNA window ttttgtcGGGGGTACTGTTCAACGACATGTGAGAACACAGAGATGCTTCAGATAAACGAAGATCTGTATTGAAGTTTCTAAGAAATTCAAATGTGTGCCTTGCCAGTCAACCTTAAATATTTTGCTTTGACCTGGTTGAAAACTTGAAATTTCATTAACCTGAGCTTCTTACCCAAGTATATATACCTAACTTGTTGCCAGTTAGATTATGTTCGTGGTAGCTGTTTATTTTATAAGTAAGGCGCTTATTAAAAATTTGATGCTTCTAAAGGTTAGGACATAATATAACTTTCGTTCACGAAATGGTCGCATGTTCTAGCTTACTGACAAAGCTAGTTAAGATATTCTCTTATCCGTAGCAAATTTCATCATGGTAACCATAGAAAATTGATCACATGCACATGTAAATATGTACTATaatagcaggtacaatagcaggctataagcccgctataaacataatttaaagagataaatgaagagtgagaagagcagcaggctacagatctgtagccagctgcagcacggattaTAAGACgatatgacaggtgagaccaggTATTATttgtatagtaagcaactattatatgaactGGTTATTACATTGACtaatagatgatttagagctaatagtgggctatactattaaacttgctctaacctTCTCGAACTTAATTTAATTGATGGGGCCTTTGAATGTGTCGCATTTATTCCCCACATGCATGCATTGGTTCTAATAAACTTTATTCTCTGCCGGCATCTTTTACAAAAGGAAATTCCATACTAAACACTCTTATTACTACtccatctagctagctagtgttgcacatacatatatatgtgtatccATATAATTAAATTCAACGGACACATGACCATGACCCTGATGACCAAGAAATAACTTGTTTTGATAACCGCTTTAATTAAATGCAGGGTAAAAATATGCACGGAtcaacaataattatgttcttGCATGTAAAATAGGTAACTAATTAAATCATCTCCAAATTGAACCAATCCCAGAAAATTAATCGGTCAATGGGCATGCATACACTCGTGTGTCGACATGTTTCTAACTAGGGTATCCAAATCGTAGCAAGCATGCACGGACAAGCAAAGCTATTGGAGAGGAGCAAAATGCTACTTAAACATGTGACAGCCACTTATTACTGTTCCTTGTCAAAATCCAGCACAAATTTCCGTGCCGTTTACGACAACCACACACAGTAAACACACACATAGAGAGagaacctagctagctagctctctcaaaccatctctctctttctttctgtgACGACACGTATGATTTGTGTGGTAGTACATAGCACGCACGCACAGGAAGCCGCCCTTCAATCAATTTCGATAgtcaaagtgaaaaaaaaagaagaaaagaagaggacaGAAAAGTATTAAGTAGAGGGTTTATTTAGCTTGCTTACTAATCCCTATATAACCCTGGTTGTAACTTGTGAAACTCTTTCAGTCTCTTCGAATTCTCAATCTCTCTCATCAGCTCGATCTATCCAACTGAGCTATTCTCGCTTAtcgagctcgatcgatcgcttgGTCGAGATGGAGAACTTCCCGATACTCTTTGCGACGCAGCCGACGTCGTCTTCTACCTCCAGCTCCTACCACTTCAtgagctcctcttccggcagccatgaccaccgccaccaccatggACTACAGGCAGGCggcaacggcggtggcggtggtggaagCTTGAGCCATGGCTTGTTCatggggtcgtcgtcgtcgtcaattAGGATGGAGGAGCTCTCCAACTCCAAGCAggccggcgacgtcgtcgtcgacggtggTGCAACGAGGAGCccacacggcggcgacggagacggagctgcgggcgacgacggcggcgatgcgcaggcagccgccgccggagggaggaagaagggggagaaGAAGGAGCGGCGGCCGCGGTTCGCGTTCCAGACGCGCAGCCAGGTCGACATCCTCGACGACGGCTACCGGTGGAGGAAGTACGGCCAGAAGGCCGTCAAGAACAACAAATTCCCAAGGTTTGTCATTCATGTCATGTACATCCATCCATGGATTAATTCTCCAAATAATGATCATTTTAGTCAATTAcacctctcttcttctttcttatctttcttatcttttatctcttCTCTGATTGCATAATCAATTGGATAGAGATCACAATTGATTGATCTTGAATTAACTATTAGGCAAGCTAATTAATTATAAGCtagatttctttttcttgatcGGTCTTTGATGTTTGATTTTGGGATGTTTGCTGGGTATTATGATCTTTTTCGAGGATTGCTTTTTTTTATTGGTTTGGAGTGTATGTAATCCGATCCGATGCTTTTTTCACTAGGGGttaagagaaagtaggtgagatGGAGTCCCAATGAATCTTCCAAGCTCTGCTAGTGGTTTGCTTACATGTGATAATGACATATCTCATCCTCATCATCTAGATGAAAAAGACTAATAGTTTCACATGATTTTGGTGGGCATCGATCCATTCAATAAATAGAGAACCGATGGCGATCGACTTTGACCAGCAATAACTTGGATGACCATCCACCGTTGTTTCTATTATCTATTAAATCCGTATGTGTATTATCCTAATTCAGTCACCATCTTTATATGCTCCCTAGAGAACAAAGTTAAACGTGTAAAGCTCACTGTGAGCTTCCAAGCTCGAAACGATGGGTAGGTCGTACGTAGTTTGCTCTGGTTTATGACCATAATTAGTTAGTTAATGGTCCTAGCATAAAATGTTACTACAATGGTCTTACTAACACCTGAAAGAGTATTAAATATTTCCTATATGATTTATAAATTACACAATTAATGAAATAGAATCTGCAAGGTTTATATATCCAAGAAAATTGCTTAATGTTTCTGCTCTTTAATTGACACGGATATGGCACTGGTCATCGGTCATTTCTTGTGATTAAAATTGGTTGCCTAAATATATTAGAGAAATCTTTATCATTCCAAGAAATTTGCCTTATCCTTTTTGTTGTAACACGAAAGGTTTTAATTCTGTGACACCCTTctaccttttcttctcttttctgaaAAATCTTGGAAACTCTGTCAAGTTGCACCAAAAACAGCAAAGACGTGCACAAATATACTCTTCCACATATAAACAGCAGTGCTCCGCACTTTGACATCATTCTTTTCAGCAGCTATATTTGGTACCAATTTGTACTGGACACTTCCCATTAGTTGTATTCATTTTTTCGTATCTTGGGGAATGTccaacaacttttttttttaacttttgacTGGCGGTGTATTTGTGCAAAAACTGTAGATATATCATTTGTtaaatctaaaaaataattgtgcTTCCTACAAAATGATTGTCCAACGGGAAAAAAAAGGttcattttaaaatgttttgcctcttatttaaaatacttaaatattttgaataattTAACAGGCAAACAGGTAATAAACCTGTTTGAACACCTATCAACTATACACTAGTTATAAAATTTAGCTATCAATCTTGTGGGCCTAACGTAAATTAAATTATAATTCGATATTTATCTGGATCATGTTCAAGCTCAAAAGATTATTGAATACTAAATCATAAAAgcaattataatttatttaaattagaGAGTTATGAAAGGTTAGGTCCATGCACAGTTGCAAGACCAATTATCTGTCCCGATCCCTAAAATAATATCCCGTTTATTTCATAATCAACCATTTTGTCCTCACCATAATAGATTTGGTTATTAAACAATCACTGTAGTCTTGTAATTAGGAAAATTGCAGGTGTAAATTGTGGAAAAAAAAGGCAATTGAATTGACTAGTTATCTAAAAAGGTTCTATCTAGCTGGCCTCCATCTCTCTTTAGGAAAGAAGTGCACTATATATACAAACAAATCAAGAAGTCAATTAAACAAGATTCAATCGATGAAGATTTGgagaattatatatatatggtttgtAAACTTAGCTCatcattttttttgagaaacaaatCCTTCAAACTACAGCTGGAAATTAAATCCATGTGTAGACGCAATGCACAATAGTTAGTACATAGACGACCACCGGTTAATAGCTTGCAACATCTTATTAAATATGTATGTAAGATGAATATAACACCAACTGTGTGGTGTGAAGTCGTGGCATGTATGAATTCATACACCAGGGTTCAATTATGATACCTACTAATTTTACACACGTGCATGCATATGCGATTTTAGTAGAACTTTAGTGGGACCAGGGATTTGCCACCGATCTCTATGTCTTTGAGCGTGTGCTAGAGGGCGCACTACCTAGGAATGTGGTATGCATCTTCCGCGtagtaatgaaaaaaaatatttgctgtCTAATTTCTTTCTCGATGAATTTGTATTTCATCGGTGCACGAATCTAAAattaatgaatgaatgaatggatGCAGGAGCTACTACCGGTGCACGCACCAAGGGTGCAACGTGAAGAAGCAGGTGCAGCGGCTGTCGCGGGACGAGACGGTGGTGGTGACGACGTACGAGGGCACGCACACGCACCCCATCGAGAAATCCAACGACAACTTCGAGCACATCCTCACCCAAATGCACATCTACTCCGGCCTCACGCCTTCATCGGCTGCGCATGCCTCATCCTCCTCACCTCTCTTCCcttcagctgctgctgctgcttcccaCATGTTCCAGTAGCTTTAGCAAATTTGATCATACACAACAAATTAGTTACACGTACATATATGATCAATGCCAATGCCACACTGTACATATGCAGTGCATGCATGGATCGATGGATGTTAGCAGGAAAAATTAAGAGGCTATGTTAATTTGTACATTAAACTTAGATGAGGTGCAGTGTAAGAGAAAACTAGCTAGTGAATTaataagcatatgcatgatCGATCGAGATTCAGTGGCAAGCAAGATTCGGTCACGCATGCAGTTCTTTTTAattgttttacttttttttgtcAACTGTAGGCCAGATGTACTAGTGATTGCACAACTTTTACAAAGAAATTTATTCACAAGATCTTGCACATTTTGGTTCTACACATTACTCTCAATTAAGTCTCAATTTGTGAGGTCTTTGCTATAAGATTCTGTAAAATTgcggctatatatatgtattgcgCTGGTCGAACTGGGGTCTGCAGGCCGTGAGCTAGACTACGTATATgatctctctctgtttttttttttttgaaagatacCCTCTCCTATTTCTATTATCAAAATAGCAAATTTCATAGTTGTACATATGTGAGATCTGGAGACATTGGTTTCTTTTGTTTTACTTCCTTTATTCTTTTTTCTCGATTATGGGCCGAGATCGATATATTAATATTTCAAAGAAATTTATGCAAAATCATGTCTATATTTCTGCTGGAAGGTTATGAAACTTTGTAtacgctctttttttttttggagctaGAGATCGATGAAAACCATCTCATGCTGTTTCTGTGATCAGAATAGCAGATTTCATAGCTGCCACATGCATGTGAGGTCTAGAGACACTGGTTTCACTAAAAAAAAACCTCGTGTTAAATTAACTTGCACTGGGATCTTCCaacacaagaaaaaaacatgCAAGCAACCTAAGTTTCCTGGGATTATGCAACACCCAGATATATCTTATCAACATATTCAGTAAATAACTAAACAGGCTTCAAATGAAaagagattatgtgtatctataGCATCGATCCCTCTTCATTCTGTCCATATATATTGTTGGcagatggcatgaggcccttcgactaaatctgccgaaacccgtggcgaaggctatggagcaagaacggcgtgaagcgaagagtcgtacgagtgccttgccaggccagaggcgtctcaggcgaagggtgcaaggcgaagactacctgccgaaggaagacgacttcgccatggcaagttcgcccccgcgagggccgaggaagcctttccggcccatcaagcctaagggctatagggccggcgatcgccagacggcccatcaggggcccatgagcccctataacattatgtacccctgtaaatgtccctttcgtaagggcaatcatgtaaattcccctgtacaacctaaaccctagtagtaagaacctataatggggctataaatagtcccctaggaccatgtaatggggggatctccaagtgaaattcaaaatttaatacaCTTCGTTTTTCCAACCACtattgagtaaccacgtctttcgacgtatgcagttgtcgtttcgacaacagctggtgCCAACCGTGGGGACCTCTGAGCGGaaccactgagagcgaatgccaccgaagagggtCATGAAGGAGAAGGTTGCCAGGCGGAAGGAGAGCGACGCCGGACCGGACATGGCCACCGAGGaaggagcagagccttcggcgcccGTGGCCAAAGATGGAGGAGCACAAGCGCCATCACAACCGCCTTCGGCCCTTGCAACCTCTGTGCAAGTGCCGAACGCGGCCGACGTGGCGAAgacggctgcggcggcaaggGGACTCCAGACCAGGGCagagatcctttcgacaagccaaccggtggtgccccaagccgctccatcgcagccggcagcggccccAACTGCACTCGCCGTTGTACAGGCCCAAATCAGCCTTGACCCCGAAGcacaagccgaagccgacatggaagccatgccgcagaacatgacacggctccaagacatgcttcgccaaatgcaagaacaacaacaagcatACGAGGCGGCAAGGCGGACCAAGGCCACGTTGGCTCCAATCCTTCAGTATTCGGCAGGTTATGTCCCACCTCAAGTCCATCCGCAAGTGACGACCCAGCCCTTTCCGCCACAAGCCGCACAGGCACCGGTGTACTTCGCCGGGCAGCATCAACCACCTGGCCAAGCGCCACAATCAGTGGCggaag harbors:
- the LOC4350545 gene encoding probable WRKY transcription factor 56, with the protein product MENFPILFATQPTSSSTSSSYHFMSSSSGSHDHRHHHGLQAGGNGGGGGGSLSHGLFMGSSSSSIRMEELSNSKQAGDVVVDGGATRSPHGGDGDGAAGDDGGDAQAAAAGGRKKGEKKERRPRFAFQTRSQVDILDDGYRWRKYGQKAVKNNKFPRSYYRCTHQGCNVKKQVQRLSRDETVVVTTYEGTHTHPIEKSNDNFEHILTQMHIYSGLTPSSAAHASSSSPLFPSAAAAASHMFQ